In the Uranotaenia lowii strain MFRU-FL chromosome 1, ASM2978415v1, whole genome shotgun sequence genome, TCGTTAAGAAACAGAGCTCTTTAgtgatttgatgattttaaaatttaagtggtATGAAATATTGCAATAGGTTGCAACCTCATGATAACATAATTTTATGGTAAAATTGATTGTTCTTGTGGTTCAAAACATTCCCAATATTATTTGATTCTTCAGTTTTCTACCTTAAGCCTGGTATACACTTcccgtgaaaatgaacgtgaaaaatcttatttcgtcaataacttaaAACGCGTCACAACTAGTGTatgtaacatggtggaatcgatgaGGAATGGTGGaaagatgaaattaaattgttttcttctagaactgtttttattacGACTCCCCAGTTTTCAGTGCGGAATTTTCATCATGGCGGGAGAATCGGAATAAACAaagttttaagataattttaacaacaagaacagtttgattttcatctttcaaccatttCCTATCGATTCCACCGTGTCACAAAATCTTCTTTAGTCGTTGAATTATTggcgaaataaaatttttcacgttcatttCCACGAGAAGTGTAAATGGGCCTTTATTAGGATACCTCTTTAAATATGTcgtttaaatttgaatgaattaattcaaaatattcggtcgatttttaaaaacaataataataaatgaattcccaaaaataaaccattaaaaaaataaaataaaaaacgcaaTTCAAAGATTGTAGAACAGACTCCAGTGCTTGTTTGTTTACATATGCAATATAActcttatgaaaattcaaaagagtACACAATTTTTCCCAGTTTTTGTAAAAGTGATTGTGGTGATGGAGCTTAGCATGATAGTATTAAACGAATTATAAAATAGAACTATCATGCTAAGGTCCATCCAAAAGAATAATCCAAGCTTGGAATACGACAGTGATCAAGAGGTTTTTCTGCTAAGCTTCATCATCCGCCGTCTAACCGGAAGGGTTCTATACGttattagttatttatattaaaGGATTCTCAAATATCCCACAACTGAAATCTACAATCGcagaaaaaaacgttttaatttaaataaatcaaaaaatatttataaaaggtttaaattaaattttcacattttcatatgtgatgaaagaaattagagaaacatgaactatcaaagaacgaaagaacataagccgtaaatatcatgaaaatttcgaaaaagatacaacggctcaccgacaggacttgaacctgcaatctccgcttcggtacaacggcgcgttagccaattccaccacggtgaacgtgatggaaccggcgaacacgagcaatcgagctctgccgatcaactgctggaccttctatcgaaacaccatgtatatcccgcatgtgatctttccctgtattgatctctcttgtttctctaaccccacccatcgactcgggattttagccgagcgagcacatgtgatcattttcaggtacaaagatgtaccaagcgatttcataacatcagtattgatttaaattttcacaataaCCGTTATTGAACTTTTCGAtcgtaagaaaaaaaagtcgatgCTTATCAAAAAAAGGGTAATATGTTTATGTGTTTTCTGCAAAAGCTAAATATGCTGAAATAAGTTTTGCATAtaagttttgaagaaactaCCGGTCAAATATATCCGAAGAAATGTCTACCGAATTATTTCAACTTTGCTGAGAAATTAGCcgccaaaaattttgaagaactaCTTGTTTAATTTACAACTTATCGactaaacagaaaaaataaagaaaaacactcAGCTTCAAATGAATCTGGATCTTTCCCGAGGTCAACTCCTGTCTCGATGATAAATTGCCCAAAACTGGTTCGAGGGCCCAGTTCCGTCACTGGGAAAacgtagttttttttctggataaaACTCATCCGTTTGTCAAACCTTCACTTTACATCAGTTCAGTAGAGATTAATACATCAAAAGTCACTACATTTTAAcgaagaatttttatttattaaattttaattattaaatcCGCGCGAATTcggaccggaaaaaatcgagcTATTTCATCTTAAAGCAGgcaaaaatccaggcatttgatttaaaattttattttaagttttcggTCGTGGCCTTCTTCTAAAGAGAATACATACGTATTGTACTGAAGATCTGGCTATGGGTGTGGGACTAGATGGGAGATTTTGCTACAGTGGTTCTGGATTCTGGATGTCTTTGATCAATGttatttttgactgaaattgccaaaaaaatctGCGAAAATCAACCAGTCGTTAAACGAATCTATTGAAATGTTTTCGGTCGCATAAAATCCAAATTTACAATACCTCAGTtgaagttttttgtttgattttgcaaatggaatctgggcaaccgggccggaccgaacCATTCccaaattccaagttttgtATCAAACAACCAGCAAGttcgggtaaaaccgggcaatctgtcaGGCTTAACCTATAAGCAATTATCAGATATTTTATTAGATATTTCTTATAGATAGGTTGTAGAAATCTCTCATATAAGACAAAaggaatttctaaaaattttaaattgaattttaaaatttttctaatttttatcatttatgtttTGTAGCTTTTTTTATGAGAGTTCATACACAATTCTTATTGCAATGCGGTTTAAAGTAACAAGGTTTTCCGTCTAGCCTCAGCTCAATTACAGCGACTTGCTCTTAGGTTGGTATTTCTACGATTTTTCCCTCGTCCCTAGACTGCTAGAAGTTGTTATCAGATCTGTCTAAGTTTGAGCGAGGTCGAATTTCGTAACACGTGGTCGGGCCTGAGAGCGTTTTTTTTGTGTAGCTTTATTCCGCTCTCCATTTCATGGAAGTAGGAATTCCGCCGTGGAATTTCTGCGTGGCACTTGTCGCCCTTGAGGTGGGtgtgaaattttggttttgggttCCATTAATGAGTGGGTACTTTTCTAGGTATAGCTTTGGACTTTTGCGTTGGTCATTGTTTGTTTGACTTAGCTTAGCTAGCTTTGAACTAGCGACAACCAACGACAGCATCATGGCTTTATTTATGTTGTGAGTATATTTAGTTGGTCTAGCTAGGTGAGATTGCGTGCCAAAGTCGATAATGCGATTAGGCTTATTGAAATCGTAAGCCCCTATCGTGGAGGCATGGCGATAAAATCTGCACCCTAGATCTCATGGCTAGAGCCCAAGTAGCATTAGGGTTAACTTGTGTGATTAAATTATTGAAGCGGTTGGGAAAATAAACATGAGTTTAGGTGTTTCTAAGAAGTAGTGGAATATGCGTTTTTGATTGAATCATTGTTGTGATTTTATGTGGCTTTTAAGATCACAAACCTCAATGGAACCGAGCAATGACCGTatatttcaaacttcaattttGCTGCAATGTCAAATTCAGACATAATTGGTTTGAGCTAAGAACTATAAAGcttcaaaatttaattgttgttcaaaatactcatttttgttttttttttctctcctttcACAGATGCGGTTTCTATGTGTCTTCGTTCTGCTGCTCGCGGCTGTGATGGTGAAAGCCGATTCAACGAGCAGTTCATCAGGTGACACCAAAGAGGTGGATTCCGACGTCAAACGGATACGCATTGATCCAGCACTGAGAAAGGCTCTACTAAGGGCCCTGCGTCATCTGAAGGAACGCCAAGAGGAGGAAGACTTGCTGAACGATTCCAACACTACGGAGGAGAATTATGCAACTACGCTGTTGGATGAGATTCTGGAGGAAAGCACCTCTCCGGACAGGAATTTGAACTACCACTCGTATACTGTTGGAGATGCGAAGGAAACGAAGAGTGATGATAACGAGATCATAAAGACCATTATCATCACTAAGCCCAAGACGACGCTGTCACCACCGAAGGAAGATCCGATCTACGTTCCGGATCCGATCAAGGAGCGTGAGAACGATATTGATTCGAATCAGGTGGCCCGTAGTGTGAGTTCCGGGCTGGCGAACCAGCTGGAAGATGGCAAGGGTGAGAAGGTGTCGTTCGAAAAACCGGCGTTGACTACGGTAGATTTTGAAGCTAACAGCACACCTGAATTCACGACTACGCTGTCTCCGGTAACCATGACGACAACAACTGCGGCAGCCACGACAACCGTGTCAACAACTACCACCGAAGCTCCGACGCACAACGACGACGGCGAAAACATCGAGAAGGTCAAACACGAAGATGTTAAGATCTACCAGGCACCACTAGTTGCTGCTTTTACGGTTCAACAGGACCAACTTGGTGTTCCACGGAATGTCATCCCATTGCTGCAAgctctgccaagcaagaatccAGTCGAGTTCAATCCATCGACTCCAATTGCAACTAGCTCGACCCCTGCAGCCCAGGCTCAACCAGTTTTCAAGGGTAGTCAAACGATAGCTCCGGTAGTAACTCCCGTCCCCATCAATACTCATGCCTTGGAAGAGAAGACTCGGCTTCTGGAACAACAGCTGATCGCCCTCCAAACCCAACAACGAATCCAGGAACAGCTGCTGCGATCAAAGATCTTACAAGAACAACAGCTGATtctgcagcagcaacaacagctcCAACAGCAACGTCTACGTCTGGAAGAGGAAACCCGACTACGGCTACAGAAGTTCGATGAAGAGCAGCGTCTTTTCcggcaacagcagcaacagctcCAGATCCAGCAACAGCAACTCAAAatccaacagcagcagcaacaacaactgcAACAACAACCCCAGATCATCCCAATCCCACTGCACCAGCAACAACCAcctcaacagcaacagcaactcCCGCAGAAACAACAGCTACAGCAGTTCAACCCACCACAATCCCAACCTCAGCCACCAATCCAACCACCAAAGCAAGTCCTTCCTCCGCCTCCACAGCCCCAGTTCATCCAAGAGCTACCCCGCAACAGCCCGGCAGTCCAGTTCATCCCCAGTATCGCCCTTCCGGGGAAATCCATCCCGATCTCAGTGGAACAACAGCTTCCGTTCAAGGAACCCGTTGATTTCCAACTGATCCCTTCGAAATCGGTCGCTGTCGAACAAATCAAATCGATCAGCCCCCCGGCCGTCCAACAATTCTCGATCATTCCCCCATCTCCACCGCAGCTCTCCAAGCAGCAACTTCTTCCGCTGAAACCATTCCAGCCCTTCAACATCAATGCGGTCCCCTTATCACACCAGCCTCCTCTTCCCCTAGATCAACAGCTGCCCAATCTTCAACGAACTCGCGTCTTCCGCCAGGAATCCAGCACCGCTAACTTCGGCCTCAACCCTCAACCCCCACAATCCAACGCCCCCTTCCGACCATCCCAACCGATCCCGATCCTCCAACAACAACCGAACAACAACCCCTTCGGATCGCTCCGTAACGACAACCAACTCCAGAACCTTTTGCTCCAGTCCGGCATCACCTCTCGTTCGGCCGAAGATTTCAACATCATCACCAAGGTCCTGGCCCTGAACCACGGAATCCCTCAGTCCTCCTCACAGCTGATGTTCGCCAAACTTAGCccggaacagcagcagcaacttctCTTCCGGAAGTAAACCCCTTAAACCTTTCACCTTTCACTTCCTTTCCAATCaacgaataaacaaaaaaaaaacatttccacaCCCCTCTAGCAGCAAAACGAATGACAGAAACGAATGAACGAGAGAGCGCCAGTATCGTAACCCATCCAGCTAGTGACCTAGTCTCTGCCATATTTATTGCACGTATGTGCGAGAGTTTGCGTGAATGGTTGCGCGTTCTGTGAGCGTGGGTGTGAGTGAGTTCAGCTTTCTTCctctacgttttttttttcatccttcaACACAATTCCAGCCAGGAGATTTAGTAGTTCAACGAAAAACTATTCcgcattaaaataaaagttaaaggtCAGTTGTCTACAAAGTTCcccaataaaacaaaaataaactcgGAAGAAGTCATACTCGGGCAGTTACCACTACTTCCTTCCTTCCGTCTCCGTATTTACATTGTAtttgttttgtatttcaaaagtATAATTAATTTTGCTCGGTAGATAAGCTAACGATATATGTAGTCGAGTAAGATGACAAGAGGATTAACCGTGGAGATAGGTACCACCGCCGTACGATGAATAaagtatttttcataatttagttgatGTTGTCTTGTTATCCGAACttccgatgattttttttttggttttcacgTTTGTACATCTGATCGCAGGTTCTTCAACGACATTTGGcctggcttcgaccagaccgaactgaacgccattcgaaaaaattaaaacacttctaagtaatttaaaaaactgcATCTGCATTTGCACATAAAGATGTTATTAATcagttgaaaaaagaaaataacatcGGAAAATATCACAGGAAACTAGGAAAACACTTCAAGCTTTTACGAAAACCTTCTAtgcatgaaatattattattcgaTGTATTCGCAATAGTTACCTAAACTGGACCAAGGTTTTTTGATACATTAGGTTCTcggactttcacagtaagtaggcgaggagtgagcggggctctcaatgagtttgtttattttttgctcagcttttccgTGGTTTGTTGGtgaacaaacttcatgagttccgcatagttgcatagcctacatagccaaaaatggttgaatcgggaattcgatattcggtaacacctcctgaatatatacacaccttgcaCTGGACTTTGTTATTCAAAgctttttctttctctttccaAATTGGCTCAATATCAAACACTTAATGTTCAGAATTAGGATCCAGATTCTTATACGAAACCTGATACTGTTTCAGTAACCTGTTCCTAATCCGGATCTAGATCAGTATTCTGATCCTGAACGTGATCCAAACCCTGATCTtggattctgattttgaatcttgaaCCAGGaccctgatcctgatcctgtgTTTAGATCCTGAATCATGAAACCGATTCAGATCCTAATACTGGAAGCTGATTCCTTACCTTGGACCTTGTTCGTAGATTAAGATGCTAATTCTGGATCCGGAACCCGTATtcttatcctgatcctgattGTAACGACTGCTAGTCGACACGCCTCATCTCAGCAAAGCTCAACAGCAGTTCTATGACATTTCAGTGAATTGACATCAAGAATGATCAAAAATATGGCAAGAAGAAGAATATTAATCATGAAAAGTGAGGGAATGATAAGTAAAAATTGAGCGCCAGAGCAACAAAGTCGTATCTGTATTTCATTACatgccaatttttattttctcattaaTTACAAAAGTTCTTTGTTACCGTAAGTTGCGGAGATTAAATTTGTCATGGAAGCTCATTCATCAATGCTGGAAGCTTCATTTActtataatattgaaaatacagTAGTTCAAAGGGCGCGCGCAGGTAGAGAAAACGTCTGACAAAGATCTAGAACAACCATTGATCATAAGGTGAATACCTGAAAAAAGtgtatttaaaatatctaataaATATTCAATCACAACAGGTTCAGGTTACCACGTGTAAAAACAGTTGGAGTTTTTTGCATTTGGAGGTTAAAAATTATCGTGCCAGAAGCCGAAGTTAGGAGGAGTTTCATTAGAAAGCATTatcccttcgtttcataaagttacaaatttgcaacaatcaattaaaactgttctaaacttcacatttagctaaaaagtaatttttttttttcgatgggaataatatttcttacttcaagatcacgttcaattaaaaaaaatatatttagtgTTTAAAGGAACATAAAAAAcccacttgaatctgaaaaatatggaatgtggaaaaagcctaatttttcaaatttttggcctagtgtaattcatattgagaattttttttcgactcaaaaaaatattttcgtattcccactaaagtaatttacataataaacaaaatttgagatttttttttgttttttctctgatataatgggttttcaataactgttgcaaatttgcaacaccatgcaacggtCGTAC is a window encoding:
- the LOC129749173 gene encoding putative mediator of RNA polymerase II transcription subunit 12, whose protein sequence is MQWMERHKMRFLCVFVLLLAAVMVKADSTSSSSGDTKEVDSDVKRIRIDPALRKALLRALRHLKERQEEEDLLNDSNTTEENYATTLLDEILEESTSPDRNLNYHSYTVGDAKETKSDDNEIIKTIIITKPKTTLSPPKEDPIYVPDPIKERENDIDSNQVARSVSSGLANQLEDGKGEKVSFEKPALTTVDFEANSTPEFTTTLSPVTMTTTTAAATTTVSTTTTEAPTHNDDGENIEKVKHEDVKIYQAPLVAAFTVQQDQLGVPRNVIPLLQALPSKNPVEFNPSTPIATSSTPAAQAQPVFKGSQTIAPVVTPVPINTHALEEKTRLLEQQLIALQTQQRIQEQLLRSKILQEQQLILQQQQQLQQQRLRLEEETRLRLQKFDEEQRLFRQQQQQLQIQQQQLKIQQQQQQQLQQQPQIIPIPLHQQQPPQQQQQLPQKQQLQQFNPPQSQPQPPIQPPKQVLPPPPQPQFIQELPRNSPAVQFIPSIALPGKSIPISVEQQLPFKEPVDFQLIPSKSVAVEQIKSISPPAVQQFSIIPPSPPQLSKQQLLPLKPFQPFNINAVPLSHQPPLPLDQQLPNLQRTRVFRQESSTANFGLNPQPPQSNAPFRPSQPIPILQQQPNNNPFGSLRNDNQLQNLLLQSGITSRSAEDFNIITKVLALNHGIPQSSSQLMFAKLSPEQQQQLLFRK